In the Deltaproteobacteria bacterium genome, one interval contains:
- a CDS encoding COX15/CtaA family protein — MIGKISLILLFLLLVWGNLVAGLKAGLACPDWPLCHGSVLPPLRWDIYMEFMHRVIGGVASIFLIILSYQRVRSYRGGARAVPILVVLLLLIQIVLGGVVVLMELPVDLTTYHFANAIVIFSLVLYLVFFDGIENKPGFSIEGYKGLFFLLGVLVFIQAVMGAYVRHSDSGLACPDFPTCLGYWIPPELSGIILNHFAHRMIAYLITLIVIVLLVSSYMSRGLRSYRRVLFIALGLIIVQILLGVAVVYTRLNFAAAALHLLVALLILSLVLYTWFLGMTGSFKKV, encoded by the coding sequence CGGGTCTTAAAGCGGGACTCGCATGTCCGGATTGGCCTCTGTGTCACGGGTCGGTTCTTCCCCCCCTAAGATGGGATATCTATATGGAATTCATGCACCGTGTCATAGGGGGCGTAGCGTCGATCTTCCTGATTATTCTCTCCTATCAAAGGGTCAGGAGCTACCGGGGCGGCGCCAGAGCGGTTCCAATTCTTGTCGTGCTGCTCCTTCTGATCCAGATAGTCCTCGGGGGCGTTGTCGTCCTCATGGAGCTGCCCGTCGATCTCACCACCTATCATTTCGCCAACGCCATTGTGATATTCTCGCTGGTCCTGTACCTGGTATTTTTCGACGGAATTGAGAATAAGCCGGGGTTCAGTATTGAGGGTTACAAGGGGCTTTTTTTTCTTTTGGGTGTTTTGGTGTTTATTCAGGCCGTTATGGGGGCCTATGTGAGGCATTCCGACTCAGGGCTGGCCTGTCCCGATTTCCCGACGTGTCTCGGTTACTGGATACCTCCCGAACTCTCCGGAATTATCCTCAATCATTTTGCGCACAGAATGATAGCCTATCTTATAACCTTAATCGTTATAGTGCTGCTTGTTTCGTCTTATATGTCTCGGGGCCTGAGGAGTTACAGGAGAGTGCTGTTTATTGCGCTTGGCCTTATAATCGTTCAGATACTTCTTGGTGTCGCGGTGGTTTATACCAGGCTTAACTTCGCGGCCGCGGCGCTTCACCTGCTGGTGGCGCTTTTAATACTATCTCTTGTGCTTTATACTTGGTTCCTGGGAATGACGGGAAGCTTTAAAAAAGTTTGA
- the cyoE gene encoding heme o synthase gives MNTIEHVDRAPSRIVVSTILLSKPGIILSVAFTGFAGMVLAAGTVPALGLTLLAVVSLLLSAAGSAILNNVLDKQIDVLMSRLSKRVDALEVVGERTAVIISLIFIAISLFISFYYLNVVNAAFIIAAILSYTLLYTLYLKRSSPYGTILGGLPGALPVLIGYSAVRPSIGIDGIILFVFMMLWQPPHFWALAQKYKLDYKKAGVPVMPVAMGAKYTNIMILLYSVSLFPLSLSLWFLGYVSAYYAIFAVISGLYFEYIIIRSAVTNSGYGKAFGASILYMLVIMASLILDLSFNPVHASIAGM, from the coding sequence ATGAATACGATTGAACATGTAGACAGAGCGCCGTCCAGGATAGTTGTTTCAACGATCCTCCTTTCGAAACCGGGCATTATTCTGAGCGTCGCGTTTACGGGATTTGCCGGAATGGTTCTGGCGGCGGGGACGGTACCGGCTTTAGGCCTGACTCTCCTGGCGGTGGTATCTCTTCTTCTGAGCGCTGCCGGCTCCGCCATTCTGAATAATGTGCTCGACAAACAGATCGACGTCCTTATGAGCAGGCTCAGCAAACGCGTGGACGCCCTCGAAGTGGTAGGAGAAAGGACAGCTGTAATAATATCCCTAATTTTCATAGCTATATCCCTTTTTATCTCTTTTTATTATCTGAATGTGGTGAATGCCGCCTTTATAATAGCGGCGATACTGAGTTATACCCTTCTCTATACGCTTTACCTGAAAAGAAGCTCTCCCTACGGGACTATACTCGGCGGTCTTCCGGGCGCGCTACCCGTCCTCATAGGGTACTCGGCTGTAAGACCTTCTATCGGCATTGATGGAATAATCCTGTTCGTCTTCATGATGCTCTGGCAGCCCCCTCATTTCTGGGCGCTTGCCCAGAAGTACAAGCTGGATTATAAAAAGGCCGGTGTGCCCGTGATGCCGGTCGCGATGGGAGCAAAATATACGAATATAATGATACTCCTGTATTCGGTATCCCTCTTTCCCCTCTCCCTTTCGCTCTGGTTCCTGGGCTATGTCTCGGCGTATTACGCGATCTTTGCGGTTATTTCCGGCCTGTATTTCGAGTATATCATTATCCGGAGCGCCGTCACGAATTCGGGTTACGGTAAGGCGTTTGGCGCCTCTATACTGTATATGCTTGTCATAATGGCGTCTTTGATACTGGATTTATCCTTCAATCCGGTTCATGCTTCCATTGCCGGTATGTAA